Proteins encoded in a region of the Elaeis guineensis isolate ETL-2024a chromosome 7, EG11, whole genome shotgun sequence genome:
- the LOC105033958 gene encoding ubiquitin-conjugating enzyme E2 variant 1C, whose product MTIGSGGSSVVVPRNFRLLEELERGEKGIGDGTVSYGMDDGDDIYMRSWTGTIIGPINSVHEGRIYQLKLFCDKDYPEKPPSVRFHSRINMTCVNPETGLVEGKKFGMLANWQRTYTMEDILTQLKKEMAAPHNRKLVQPPEGAFF is encoded by the exons atGACGATCGGTTCTGGAGGATCGAGTGTTGTAG TACCTCGAAACTTTAGATTGCTGGAGGAACTTGAACGTGGAGAGAAAGGTATTGGAGATGGCACAGTAAGCTATGGAATGGATGATGGAGATGATATTTACATGCGCTCATGGACAGGGACCATTATTGGTCCAATTAAT TCTGTACATGAAGGTCGTATCTATCAGTTGAAGCTCTTCTGTGATAAAGATTACCCAGAGAAGCCCCCAAGTGTTCGCTTTCACTCACGGATCAACATGACATGTGTTAACCCTGAGACTGGATTG GTTGAGGGAAAGAAGTTTGGTATGCTGGCAAATTGGCAGAGGACATACACCATGGAGGACATTCTGACCCAGCTGAAGAAGGAAATGGCAGCACCACACAATCGGAAGCTTGTTCAGCCCCCTGAAGGCGCCTTCTTCTAG